Part of the Carcharodon carcharias isolate sCarCar2 chromosome 20, sCarCar2.pri, whole genome shotgun sequence genome is shown below.
CAAaagataattaaaaaggctaatggaatgttggccttatcACAAGAGGACTGGCGTACAAAATGGTGAAAGTTATGTTCCAGCAGCACAGCGTTCTGGCTAGATGccatctggaatactgcattaagttctgccctcacacctcaggaaggatatctggccatggagggggtgcagtgcagattcaccagaatgatacttaAGCTAAAATCGTTAAATTATGGTGATAGATTGCATAGATTAGGCTCGTATTCACCTGAGCATAGAAGTTTAAGGGGTGGATCTAAcggaggtgtttaagatgattaagcaatttgatagggtggataaaCTGTTAGACAAACAGACAAACTGTTTCTTCTGGTGGGAGAGTTCAGTCCAAGTGGGCATAACTTTTAAAATTAGTGCTAGCCTTTTCAGGGGTGTTGCtagaaagcacttcttcacacagttgtagtggaagtctggaactctTCCATACCACCCCTGCACTAAACCCCTGCACCCCTGCCAGCCCCCCAcaaaaaaagctgttgaggctaggtGAAATCAAAACTAAGATTGATATGTATTCATTAGGTAATAGTACTAAGGCTTATGTAACTCAGTTGAGTAGATAGGCGAAATGAATgacgaggggctaaatggctgaCTCCTCTTCCCATGTTTCTTTCTATGGTCTCTTAATTCCATGCGCCTTAAACTTCTCCACTGCTCTTTTGTGAAGTTCATGTACGCCACCAACATTTACTGTATCCCCTCACCTTGATTAGTTTCTCCATTTATTGTATCCCTTTTCTTGCTTTATGACCCTTTTCCTGTATTTTTCTGTTCAGTCTATTAGTTGTTTTCTGTTTTCTCTATCACACACTGGTAGTTTTTATtaagtctttcctcataatttcTCTTCATGCTTTTATGCTTATGTTGCAACTTCTGCAGACATGGATTCACCTTCCAACATGTATACTGATGACACACAGCTCTACCTTTCCATTACCCCTCTTTGCACCTCCATTGCCTCTGTGCAGCTAGACTGCTGGTCTGATATCCAGTCTTGGATGAACTGCCATTGTTTCCAGCTAAACACTGGGAAAACCAAAACCATTTTTTTTTGGATCCCACCATTAGCTCTGTATCCATGCCACTAACTCCATCCCTTCCCCGGCCACTATCTAGGAAGAACCAGACTGCCCATAACCTCAGCTTCATATTCGACCCTATGTAGACTGACTCTATATCCCCCATACATAAAATTAGTCTAATAGAGCAATTAGTATTATAAAATTATTATGTTTGGCTGTTCAGCTTGTTCCATTAAGGTCAGTGCTGAAATATTCCAGTGGTTTTAAGTAGGCAAACTTAAATAATTGGGGAAAAGTAGTGGTTCTAGCCCAATAGGGTGGAGGAGGAAATAGGATCTAAGGCTTGGGAGCACTTGGTGGTAGAATATTTCCCTAGTATAAGAGGAAAATGCTTGGGGATCCAGAGTCACTCCGAGTGGGAAGAGGAGGGCTAATGCTAATGCTGGAAGatgagtgggcaggccagggtGGGCTTGACAGCTCACCTTTGGGGAAGACTGGGAGACCTTGGGTTAAAACTACACAGGGAGGAAGTGTGAAGAAACACATGCTGGTTTGGGACAGAGCTGAGAAAGTTTTCTGTGTAATAAAAATCCAAAGGTTCACGTGTGAGCCTACAGTCAAAAAAGAAATGCAAACATAACCACTGTTATATAGATAATTTAGCTTTTATTGCTGTGCAGCCTGGTTACATTTTTGAGTTTCATAGTCTTCAAGCTTATGCTACCATATTGGTATAAGTCTATGATTGACTTGGTGTGTTTTGTAAAATAGACTTTGCTTTTAAATGATACACTAATCCTGTGTCATAGTCTTTTAATAGATTATAATAACTCAggggatgcataattaatattCTGACTGCAGTGTAACATTGGTGATGTGAATTTTAAATTGTATCATTACTGCTTTGGGCACTTTCATGATAGTTTGTCTTTTTGAATTAATAGCATGAATCATTCTATAGACAGGTCCAATGCAGCAACTGGCTCTGATCCAGCTTGGACTTTTCCCCAACGTTTGTACTCAAATTTCACAGCTAGAATACAGTTTCCATAAACAGGCAAATTCCATTGTGAATTAAAACCTCTGTGTTAATTGAGTACCGTGTACGGCTCAACAGTTAACTCCCAGTGGTGGTATACTGCTCACTGAACAAGTGGGATGCCCAATGTGTTTTGTTACCTCCAAAGGTGAAGAATTATTCTTTGTCTGAGCAATGTACAATTTTATCGACAGATAAAATAATACCTACAAGCAAAAATGACAGCCACATACTAATACTGACTGTAACTAATTGTTCAATAACTCATTTACATAGTATGTAGACTATGCTGACAGAAGTACATAATTCTTATATTGTTTCTTAACGACACCTTAGAAACAAAAGCCCTGTAACTCCTGGAGATTCTGCACCGTATCTTTGGCAAGAACTTGCAGAGCCCCCTCAAAAAAATGAGAGAAAAATGGCTGTGCTGAGTCCGCACCTAATCCAGGAGATTTCTCTTTGCCTTAAGAAGGGTTGAAACCTCCATTTGTCCCTTACAAGGCAGATAATAGCAAAGGGGCAATTCAGGGGCTGAGACACACTGTGCCAGGATTTGCCCTCCTTAGGATTAACTGGCATATCAATGAAGAACAAAACGCAATTAGTTGAATAGAATATTAACCTCCACATGGGTGAATGTGGCCCCGAGAGTAGAATCCAAGCCAGGTAAGTGGCCAGATATCCCAAGGAAAATaatattaaaatatatattttttgacAGTTGCCACAATTACGAAGATTGCAAAGCAGATGAATGTTGTGGCCTGGGTGAGGTGAGGAGTCCCACCATAGGCAGAGTTTCAGGCTGCAAACTGTAGGCAGTGTCAGAGGCTCTCCTTAAGTGGCGGTTGTACCAGTCTGTTCATTGGTAATGAAATACTCTGCCAGTGACCTTGCAAACTCTGACAAGATCAGTGTTAGCTAGCACTGGTGGACATTATTCATTGTCCCTGGAGCACTCATTGGAAGTTTTGCCaccattgtacagggtgttgatgatACCACATCTGTAGTTCTGTGTTTACTTGAGAAAGGAAAAAATATAACTAGGagtagctcagagaaggttcattcaactgactcctgggatgaaggaggaaaggttggatagattgggcctgtatccactggagtttagaagaatgagagatgagcttattgaaacatataagatcctggggggACTTCAcgaggtggatgctgagaggatgtctcCCCTTGCGAGAGAGACTAGagctaggagacacagtttaaaaataagaggtctcccatttaagagatgagaatttgtttctctcagagggtcattaatcagtggaattctcttcccagagagcactggaggcagggtcattgaatatttttaagactgagttagatagattcttgattgacaagggagtcaaagggtactGGGAGTAGAAAGGAAACTGcgtttgaggccacaatcagatcagacatgatcttaaaTGGCAGCAcaggctcgaagggttgaatggcttactcctgctcttacTTCATAAGTCCATATGCTCATACATCCATAGAGCTCctgaggaggtcattcagctcatcttgtctgtgctagctctttgaaaaagaTATCCAGTCCGTTCTACTCTCTGCCCTCCGCCTGGCTCTATCCCCATACCTCTCCAGTTTTGGAAAGTAAACGACATGGGATGATTCCTCACAGAACCCCTATTGCATGCAACTGAAGGTTGAGAAGCTCTGGGAGTTGAAGATCAAaaacattggcctgaatcttccaaggagtggcaatcacaatcggattgccactctgctcctacttctCTCTGCCATGCTGGTGCTTTGCATTTCTAGCTAGGACGTCTGATCTCGGCTTCTCCAGAAATGCGGACTGTACAGTTACTCAAAGAGCTTCATTGTTGCAATGGAGCGGTGGGGGAAGACAAGCCATGCctcctttttacggcactagcagccatattctggtaagtaacttgtttaaatgtcccaaagcttctttgaaaagctaaagggagaaggtaagtgtgtagtTGGTAGGATGGGTAAGGGGACGGTGTGGGTAAGGTATGTGGGTAAGAGGGTAGAGTGGGTGAGGATGTACGTGATGGGGTAGGGTGGATAAAGGAAATGGGTAGGGTGGCaagagggtagggtggcagggtggcagctgggtagagTGGTAGGTGGGTAGCGTGGCAAAGTGACAGGTGGATAGGGTGACAGGGTTGcagctgggtgggggtggtaggtcgatagggtggcaggtggatggggTGGCAGGTGGATAGGGTGGAAGAGTGTCAGTtgggtagggtggaagggtgtcagttgagtagggtggcaggtgggtgagtgggtaggtgggtcggGGGCATAGTCGGATCGGGTTGGGAGAGTATGTCAGGTTGGAGGCTAGTTAGGTTTTGTTGGGGGAGTCAGATGGTGGGGTCAGGTCAGGTTTAGTCAGGAGGGTGTAAATTTggtagttgggtggtgggggcgggtcaTGTTGGATTGTTGGGGAGTCGGGGGTTCAGGGGAGAAGTTGGGTGGTGGGTTGTGTCAGGGGAATTGGGGGGTAGTTAGGGGGCGAGGTGGGAGGAAGTGTTCAAtgtgaatgattgggggtgtCAATTCTGCGGTTACCCAGGAGtgagactaggatttttctgtaaATACCAGGATTGTCCAAAGTCCcggagttggagacttttttgaagggtcctggggagcaggggtATTGCCCATTGAAGGTTcagacttcctgggcaattcccatggagtcagtGGGTTTGGACTGAGGAGgggtcctgcagtgcatctttcggGGTACGTCTGGCCTTCAAATAttcagagactggaagatctgggctatTATTGCTCAATAGTCAAGCAATCAAAATGCAAACATTTTATTTGCATTTTAACAAGGTGTGAAGGGGGTCTTCTTTATGAACTACTTGTCTGTTTTTGACATCTGGTGGCTGTTTGAAAGCTCAATTCAGTCAATAATTTAAATGGAATTAACATCTGAGATACTTTTTGTTCTTCAAGGAGCCTATAATTTGATTAGATCAGGATCAAaggttttttttgcaaaaatattctttattcataaaatttgtaaaagtataTTCCAAAACAGTtcaaattgaaacaaaaacaaaaatagctggaaaaacacagcaggtctgacagcatctgcgcagaggaatacagttaacgttttgacttcatcagaactaaggaaatatagaaatgaggtgaaatataagctggtagagggggggtgggacaggtagagctggatagagggccagtgataggtggaggcaaagaagagtttgccaaagatgtcatagacaaaagggtgttgacagtggtgatattagctaaggaatgtgctaatggtgacattaagggtagaaagcaggatgagcaagtaacagatagccctagtgggggtggggtgggaagaagggatcgaaataggttaaaaggtcgAGATAAaagaatggatggaaataaatttaaaaataatggaaataggtgggaaaagaaaaatatattaaaaaaaattttggGCAGTCTTTCACCGATTTGATGATCCTCCAACagtagttgatgtttgtctcggtgtgcatCCCTGGGTATAGCCCGTAGAGCAGAGTCCACAGTCACAGACAAAAAACAGTGCACCTCTTTCCAGATctactttgcaaaggcacattccagaaggaggtTTGCGATGGACTCTACTCCACAGCAGCTATTTCGAAGGCAGTGTAGCGGCGGTGCTGAATTAGGACCAAAGGTTTACTGCAGCTTTGAAATAATTACACTGACTGTGGTAGTCAGTGCATTTTTTCAAGTGGATGCCAGCTCAAGCTAGGGTATCACAAAAACTGTTTAGGGTCGGTTCACTTGattctcattgctgtacaggaaCAGAACAGGCGTACAGATGGTAGGGCCTAGCACcagcagaaaggcaggaaattTAACTGCTGCAGGCCTCTTTGGCCTACTGTCGTGTGTTTGGCCTTCGAAATGGAGATCAGCAATCAGAAGGAGCCAATTACCTCTAAAAACCATCTACTGAGGAGGGGAGCTTAAAAATGTAAGAATGTAACTAACCTTTTTATATTTGGCCTTCTCCAAAATTCTCCACAGATACCCTGATTTCTGGTGGTTATTTGGCAAAAGCTAATATGCCAAGCTTATCTTGTTGCCATTGTATGGGTGTCCATTGAGTAATCCTCCAGGAAAATGAAGTAGGAGTTGAGAAACACTCACTTTCCACTTCATTTTCATTGCTCTGTTGGGCCTGTGCCTACCATCTCCTCTCAGAGAAGTCCCAGAAATTCCTGGGCTGTATAAAAAGGGTGATTCCTTAAAAAAAAGGCCTCTGTTTCTTTTCCTTGACCTCTGTGCTTGATGAAGTTCCTCAAGGACAATAGTCATAGAAATAGGGGTCTAATATtattcacaaaaacatacacattcCATGGGATGAAATCTCTATTTTTGTTACAGGCTGATGTTTCAACGCACTGTAGTGTTCTATATCTTTTAACTTGGTAGAAGTTCTCATTTCACTTTCTAAAAAAATATGATTTTTACGTTAGAAATATGTGGACATTTGATTTTTTATTCATCAGGCAAATGTATTTTTGCATATCTTATTGCTTTGTACTTTCCAATCATTTACCTACACATTAAGTGACAGTTGAGATATATTTGTGCTACATAGTTTATTTTGAATTTTATTAATATTGTGGTGACACTAAATAAATGCTTTACAAACAATATTGAGCCctttttttgtttcaggtttctttGTGCAGCTCTCTTCAGGGGAATTCCTTAATTTTTGCATGTATTGGTTAATGATGAGACCAACAGAATTCCATGCTTGTGTGGCTATCTTGGCCACCCTCATCTGCTTACCAGGACTGAGATTGTCTGCCATTCAGAAACGACATAGAAGGAACATACAAATATCTGAGGTTTCCACAGCAAAGCCAGAAAGCATCACAGGCTATAATGAAAACAATTATGGGATGAAAAATGATACATTGCTAAACGGAGAAACAGCAAGTTCCACTGCTTCTAGTAATATTTTAAGGCCTACATTAGGGGCATTAACTGCGTCAATAAATCCTAGCATTGCCCATGTAGGAGAAACAAAACAAACCAATAAGGCAGAAAATGAAAATGTAATCTCCGTGACTAGCCTTGACATATTACCTACAACTACAACAGTGGTGCCATTTCAGAAACCATTCAGTACAAGTACAAAGGAAGCTGACTGGAACAAAACTCTACAGTCTAAACAGAAAGACTTTGTAACAATCTTAACGACAAAATCATCTTCTAATCCTGGCATTGATGCCACTGGAGTTAACAATATTGTTTACAcgacaacaggagcaaaacagaACGATGCAGCCACTCATGATAAAGACAGAACTGAAGGAACAATGAAGAATAAGAAACAAGTGCCAGAGCCAGTTACAATTTCAACTGTATTTGGTGGGGTCCACCAAAATGAAAGCAGTGGTGTGACAACGGGGACAACTGATTCTAGCAGTGAAAACTTTACACTGAATAGTCATGACACCACAGCATTGCCTCTTACAAGCAAAACAGTTCTTACTGTAAATACAACACAAAAAGATGTCAATGTATTGACTTCAGAAGTGTTAAATTCCTCAGAATTTACAAATGCAAATGTCGAAGGTTTCAGGAATGAAgaaataacaacaacaacaacaacagtaaTCAATGAACCAGAAGGTAGTTACTTCAGCTGGAAAGCAAACAGTCCAAATGCTGATAAAGAAATGAATGAAATCATGGCAACTACAATGGGTGCAGTAACAGACAGCAAAGCACCCAATACATTTCAGGTGACTACGACACCCAGAGTTACAACATCAATCAAGGGAGCCACAATGATGGAGTCGGTCTCATCAGCTTCTACAGAAACTGTGTTGAGAACAACTCAAACAATGCAAGTATTCAGCACAGCAGCTATAATTGGAACTACCAAAAAACCATATAAGGGATTGAGTTCAAGGTTGGCAGTGACAAATGGGATTCCTGCTGTCAGATCTACTTTGCCAACAACACATCTCCCTCAGAAACAAGTCTCCGAAGGTATAAGTATAGATAAATTATTAAAAATCCAAGGAGTGTAATATTGCATGATTGTACTGAGCCTCTAATGCTGATTGGATTGTTCTATGGCAGGCATGTCCAACCTTTTTGTTTTGGGGAGTCACATTTTCATTTTATTCTCACTCAAGGGACCAATGAGCTAATTTCAGAAAGTTAAGGTTTGGCACAACgctaaactgaatttcaaaagaaagtcatggtattaagaaaagaaacaacttgctgaacaaaaataaagcaatgtgaaagcaataaattgttaagtttaaaaaaaaagagtaattaataaaaatgactggATTGTGAGAGGATCAGTGCGTGTGCCaggctcactccctctctcagggtgctcactcactcagcctcacccacagtgtgagtgggtgtgagtgtgtgctggtgtgtggtgCTGTGAGTGAATGAGAAACCTGAGACGGAGAGTAAGGCaaacactcagtcactctctcacaccctcccccccgccccccagacacacacactcactccctcccacagacacacaaacacactcacattctcattctcccccaccacacacacacactcattctctcacccctccgccatacacacatatactcactctctcactcccacacccaagggcctgaattttccagcaCCCCTGCGGTGGGCGGGGTAGGTGTGCCATTgaaatctcctttcacactggTGGGACCGAAAGATCCCactggcgtgaggggctggaaaattacggccaaactgtctcacacacacacactcactcaatctctcacaactAGCCAACTAGCCTCTTCTCCATCCCCCCCGACCCACGGCTCTGCATCCTCTCCTTCCCGGCCCCAGCGCTCTCACCATCCCTGCACCACCGCCCACAGCACTCTCTCCTGCTCATCTCCCCACTCCACCACACCTGAAAGAAAACCCCTTTCTCCTTAGGAATCTCACTGCTGCTGTGTTCGCTGATTCTCCAATCACAGACTGCTTCTCTCCTGCGTTGCTGCCTACGTGTTTCAGTGGCATTTTAAAAGTGGTTCCAGGGGCCGCATAGAGGGGCTTCGGGAGCCTGAAGCAGTCCACAGGCTGTGGGTTGGACGAGCCTGTTCTTTGGTCTCACATGGCATCCGTGAACCAATCACTGGTAAAATTTTAGAATTTTTTTAGGCTTCAATGATTGTttgctccctcactccctcagttagttCTCTAGAGCAGGCATTTTACCTGCTCTGCTTCCTCACAAGTGTTCCACCTCCAATGTACTCCCTTCTCCCTGTCCAGCACAAATACTTCAGCTCTGCTCCCCCCACCAGTGTTTCCCAAATGTTCCTCGATTTTGCTGTCCAGGCCCATTCAAGTGTTGCAGCTCTCCACTGCATGCCCCGTTCCCTAATATCGTAGCTGACACTCTCCAAACTGAAAATGTCTCCTGATTGTGGGCAACACAGTGGGTGATCTTCAAATATATGTCACAGGATGATGCTCTCTTTTGGTTTAAGTGTTGAATTCTGGAACAAAAACACAGGACCAAAAAAAAAAGGTCATAGGTTTAAAAGCCACTTTCTCCCCTCCCTCAGTTGTCTAGACTGGGTATTTGCCTAGTTAACCTTCCTCTCTTCCCTGCCAGGTTTCCGCTCACCTGAATGTTCTGTTTCCATTACTTCCTTCCATCCATGACTATCATTTTCGCACATTTCTGCTATTCTCTCAGGCTCACCTTAAGTGTTCTCTCCTGGATTCGCTTCCTTTTTCCATTTCAATATGTTGTTCTTTCTCacttttacatcctcctcacatcccAGTCTCACCCCAAGTCCTATTAACACTCTTTCATTTTCAAAAGTATATTAATTATATTAAGTATATCAAGTAAGAGAAAGTCGTGTCTTGGACAGCAGGGGATATTCGCTGCAATTTACAGGATGCATTTTGATGATGAGTTAATTAAATTGGAATGATTTCACCTACAGTAATATTCCAATATAAATGAGTTAAAAATAGGTCTTGCTCAGGAACAGTGAACTTGTACAATAATATAATTTATGCAATTCTTCAAAGCTAAGAAGATGGGATATTGTAACCAAGGCGACCCAACTACATGAGTCTTTAATGCAATAAATAAGAAACAAATTTAAATATTCACAGCAGATGTGCAATTGCATTGTTGTGCAGAGCAATGGAGCACTGAAACATTGGGGGTAAAATTGAACTACACTGCAAAGCAGGATATAGTGAATAGACCACTTGCTATACACGCTGCCTGATAAGCATTTCGAGTGAAAACTATGTGGGACATCGATGGGCAATTGTTACCATTTGTGTTGTGCCTGAACCAGAGTTGAATTTCAGTCCTACTGTATCAGAGTGGTCGGGGTTCATAACTATCATGGCCTTCTCAGTGAATATCTAATCACAGTATCGCTGTTGGGAAAGACCACTGGCTATGTTGGTATCAATTTTTAGCTGGAAGACTTAACATAGGGGGAGGAAGAGAAATATCATAAAGCATTTTTTGTGCCAAATAACTATACAGTATCTTTTCTTGGCAAAGAGATGGGCATACTTCTGCCTCTTTCACTGTATGCTTAGCGAGTTGGACTGCCTTAGACTAAAAGGAATCTCTTCCCTTTTAGATGACAAAACTTATCTACAATGATAGTTTACGTTAGGCTTTGCACATGAGTGCTAAATCCTGTTTTATAATGTTCTAATTAAAGCATTTTTAAAACTAGAAGGAAAGGCGCTAGGACAACCTAGGTGAAGTTAATGGCAGAAGGGCCGGtgaccagaggatacagatttaaaatgattagcAAAAGAGCGAGAGGCAACATGCCAGAATATATTTTACATTGTGAGATGCCGTGATCTGGaagaaggtggtggaagaagattTAGTcctaacattcaaaagagaattagatgaaagggaaattcttacagggctatggggaacaaGCAGGGCAGTGAAATTCATTGGTTAGCTCTATCAAACAGCATCCACAGGCACGATAGGCCGAATTGCCTGTCGAAGACTAGTTGTTCTGATATGAATATTGAATGACTAATCAAATATTCAGTaactaaattgaaggaagaaCGAGTTATTTAATGGTGAGACTTAGCTCAGCATTGGGATTTAATTTTCTTAACAACATTCATTTAAAAGAAAGCAAGGGATGAGATCAGACCATTTAACACATCCAGTTCCTTCCATAAATCCCATATAATCAGCTCCATTATGACTAGTTCACTACTTAGTCACTTGAGAAAATGTTGAAATCTCCACAAAATCATTGCACGTTAAAACAGTTGCTTTCCTGTTTAACTTATTTATTTGGGCTGTAATATTAGCTGTTCTCTGGTGGCTTCTCCGACAGCATTCAATGCAAAGTGGAATTAAATCTCAGCAGATGTCTAGCTTTCTGAGGTACAGTTGGCCAAATAAGTATATGAAGGGTTAAATTGCtaaataattgtttttttttaaattgaacttttaaaaacaatTCAGTATGGATTTGGGAACAGTTGAGGTCCATGATGTATGGTACCGCACAATGTGGAAGGTACTGGATGATTCATATATCTGGGATAACCATACATTTGGGAAGCATCTTTGACTGCTTAGGTTTGAGTTCAAATTTCCTGAACTTGAGGAGCGCAAGGAGAAGGCTGAAGGATTCCACAACTCAATTGGTTATTTTGCTGTATCctaatgtttaaaaataatgaatgttagggagaaaattccaacaTGAATCCACTCCGAGATACTGTGGGAAAGAAGGTGGCTTGCTTCCAGCTAGCTCCCTTAAGAGATGGTGACTCCATAAGCAATGTTACTTATTTACCATTGGCTGTCTTCCTGTGTCACAGTTGGGTAGGGAAAAATATCCCAGCCTCATTTATTAACTTATTTCTTCTTTTGGATCAATTTCACCCCCTTGCAAAATGCTCTGTTTAAATGCATTATTTTATTACCGTATCATCTAGACAATGGAGATTACATATCTGTAAGTACCACTGACAGAAATCAGTGCTTGAACCCTGAGAAGTAGTTTGTTTGTGAAAAATAACCAATGATGTTAATAATTTTCCTTCTTGCTTGTTCAAGGTTTCTCATGCTTTTTGTGTCTCTCCTTTTAATTtcactccccttcactccctttgTGCTTCTGATACATTGTATATGTCTCTTGAAACTTATTATGCCTCTGGTGTCTCTTATgccactcagtcatcccacctccCGCCATGCCTGTCCTATTTATTACTACTAAATAGAATGACTGCCTGTAAATCTTGCAGGGAGAGAGATTCAGATTCATGTAATGCCATTGTCAAGCATGCATGTCAAGACCATTAATATTTACTGAACGCCTTTATCACCAAAGGAGTCTCAGAGCAGAGCAGAGAATGGGAGGGGAACAAAATGGCATACTCAATCACAGATGTCCAGAGCATCTTGTAAGACACTAAACACTAGGTGCTGTTGATATGCAGGCACCTA
Proteins encoded:
- the LOC121292169 gene encoding armadillo-like helical domain-containing protein 4 isoform X1 — translated: MYWLMMRPTEFHACVAILATLICLPGLRLSAIQKRHRRNIQISEVSTAKPESITGYNENNYGMKNDTLLNGETASSTASSNILRPTLGALTASINPSIAHVGETKQTNKAENENVISVTSLDILPTTTTVVPFQKPFSTSTKEADWNKTLQSKQKDFVTILTTKSSSNPGIDATGVNNIVYTTTGAKQNDAATHDKDRTEGTMKNKKQVPEPVTISTVFGGVHQNESSGVTTGTTDSSSENFTLNSHDTTALPLTSKTVLTVNTTQKDVNVLTSEVLNSSEFTNANVEGFRNEEITTTTTTVINEPEGSYFSWKANSPNADKEMNEIMATTMGAVTDSKAPNTFQVTTTPRVTTSIKGATMMESVSSASTETVLRTTQTMQVFSTAAIIGTTKKPYKGLSSRLAVTNGIPAVRSTLPTTHLPQKQVSEAENTTSTKEMTPITPTEMMLPIAETASTKITQAVTTGTNTRQTISWKTKKTSTVASDVTDRTMLPLLTTIAPSVEPTVPPSSIGQQLESEAMTSATDLPQQDSNTFSSIAASSTETNHTALQASATKTMEVMKVKSSISSPVLRDNTWPSLTTTVAPSLSDTEPPTYMLDTESKEEDDEDDEEDEEDEDDEETDSDEDSMEYDMEVPSLPYITPGGPIRDDRNLTKVMEMSYQLPDSFEWNQHDQGTKNLVRSWLEKIKDKAGYMSGMLVPVAVGVAGALFILGALYSFKVMNRKRKNVFKRRETKPKDFTSMQDRVMLLADSSEDEF
- the LOC121292169 gene encoding mucin-5AC-like isoform X5, with translation MYWLMMRPTEFHACVAILATLICLPGLRLSAIQKRHRRNIQISEVSTAKPESITGYNENNYGMKNDTLLNGETASSTASSNILRPTLGALTASINPSIAHVGETKQTNKAENENVISVTSLDILPTTTTVVPFQKPFSTSTKEADWNKTLQSKQKDFVTILTTKSSSNPGIDATGVNNIVYTTTGAKQNDAATHDKDRTEGTMKNKKQVPEPVTISTVFGGVHQNESSGVTTGTTDSSSENFTLNSHDTTALPLTSKTVLTVNTTQKDVNVLTSEVLNSSEFTNANVEGFRNEEITTTTTTVINEPEGSYFSWKANSPNADKEMNEIMATTMGAVTDSKAPNTFQVTTTPRVTTSIKGATMMESVSSASTETVLRTTQTMQVFSTAAIIGTTKKPYKGLSSRLAVTNGIPAVRSTLPTTHLPQKQVSEAENTTSTKEMTPITPTEMMLPIAETASTKITQAVTTGTNTRQTISWKTKKTSTVASDVTDRTMLPLLTTIAPSVEPTVPPSSIGQQLESEAMTSATDLPQQDSNTFSSIAASSTETNHTALQASATKTMEVMKVKSSISSPVLRDNTWPSLTTTVAPSLSDTEPPTYMLDTESKEEDDEDDEEDEEDEDDEETDSDEDSMEYDMEVPSLPYITPGGPIRDDRNLTKVMEMSYQLPDSFEWNQHDQGVPQHGMLTAASSA
- the LOC121292169 gene encoding armadillo-like helical domain-containing protein 4 isoform X3, which translates into the protein MYWLMMRPTEFHACVAILATLICLPGLRLSAIQKRHRRNIQISEVSTAKPESITGYNENNYGMKNDTLLNGETASSTASSNILRPTLGALTASINPSIAHVGETKQTNKAENENVISVTSLDILPTTTTVVPFQKPFSTSTKEADWNKTLQSKQKDFVTILTTKSSSNPGIDATGVNNIVYTTTGAKQNDAATHDKDRTEGTMKNKKQVPEPVTISTVFGGVHQNESSGVTTGTTDSSSENFTLNSHDTTALPLTSKTVLTVNTTQKDVNVLTSEVLNSSEFTNANVEGFRNEEITTTTTTVINEPEGSYFSWKANSPNADKEMNEIMATTMGAVTDSKAPNTFQVTTTPRVTTSIKGATMMESVSSASTETVLRTTQTMQVFSTAAIIGTTKKPYKGLSSRLAVTNGIPAVRSTLPTTHLPQKQVSEAENTTSTKEMTPITPTEMMLPIAETASTKITQAVTTGTNTRQTISWKTKKTSTVASDVTDRTMLPLLTTIAPSVEPTVPPSSIGQQLESEAMTSATDLPQQDSNTFSSIAASSTETNHTALQASATKTMEVMKVKSSISSPVLRDNTWPSLTTTVAPSLSDTEPPTYMLDTESKEEDDEDDEEDEEDEDDEETDSDEDSMEYDMEVPSLPYITPGGPIRDDRNLTKVMEMSYQLPDSFEWNQHDQVRSWLEKIKDKAGYMSGMLVPVAVGVAGALFILGALYSFKVMNRKRKNVFKRRETKPKDFTSMQDRVMLLADSSEDEF